One stretch of Gemmatimonadota bacterium DNA includes these proteins:
- a CDS encoding efflux RND transporter permease subunit, with protein MTITAYALKHRITVYVFVGILIISGISAYLSLPREAAPDITIPLIIVNTPYIGASPQDVENLITRPLEKELQSIENVKVIRSSSVEGASSITVEFNPNADIDNALQRVKDKVDLAKSELPDDAEDPVVLEVNFSNIPMMIVALSGDYGLIRLKEIAEDFADHIETIPGILEVRVVGGLEHEVKVDVDPDRLIAYKLAIQDVIEAIQRENLTLPGGSVDMGAYKYAVRVPGELETVPQIGDLLIKASQGRPIYIRDVADVVYGFKDRTNYARLNHKPSVSLEIVKRSGENLIAIADQIKSALDDLKPTLPAGTQITILGDQSEDIRMMVKDLENNIVSGLILVILVLLFFLGLRNAFFVGIAIPLSMLIAFVIISIMGITLNMIVLFSLILALGMLVDNAIVIVENIYRHRQEGQSPIQGALEGTGEVAWPVITSTLTTLCAFAPMIVWPGIMGEFMKYLPITLIITLSSSLFVGLVLNPTFCASFMTVRGTVKETSPRLQRSLNAYQRRLELALNYPGITLSLAASTLILVIVAYYFTGRGIEFFPEIEPNTAYIDVRAPSGTNLETSDQLARQIESVLSDIPDVETYVANVGVSGGDEFASGEGVSNASRISVDFVDESLRQQSSFKTIEEIRNKLKNLTGAEIELSQERGGPPVGPPISVEVSGENFEILGQLSARIKRIVAEVPGVVDLKDDYDRGRPEVRIVVDREAAAIAGLNTRLIAATVRSAVYGSEASEYRLGEDEYDIRVRFKSDKRNTLADLERITIEKDGKITPISAVARIETGGGFGSIRRKDLKRVISIEGKVQDRTSDAAMRDVQAALSNFPLPPGYQIAYSGENEEQQKATAFLSKALLVALAGIALILITQFNSLALPFTILTSVILSMIGVLIGLIVTGTPFGILMTGIGVISLAGVVVNNAIVLIGYTLQLRQRGLSAREAIIRAGVVRFRPVILTAITTILGLLPLATGISFDFLSFSWEIGGRSSQWWGPMGVAVIFGLAFATALTLVVVPVLISLIWRWFGAPKIESTPTYRHTAAD; from the coding sequence ATGACCATCACCGCGTACGCGCTCAAACATCGCATCACCGTTTACGTCTTTGTCGGCATCCTGATCATATCGGGCATCTCGGCTTATCTGTCGCTTCCCCGCGAAGCTGCGCCAGATATTACCATACCCCTTATCATCGTCAACACGCCGTATATCGGCGCCTCGCCCCAAGATGTTGAAAACCTCATCACCCGACCCCTGGAAAAAGAACTTCAATCCATTGAAAACGTCAAAGTAATCCGCTCGAGCTCGGTCGAAGGTGCTTCGTCAATCACAGTCGAATTTAATCCCAATGCCGACATTGACAATGCTCTTCAGCGCGTCAAAGACAAGGTCGATCTCGCCAAATCAGAATTACCCGATGATGCAGAAGACCCCGTGGTCCTCGAAGTCAACTTTTCCAATATCCCCATGATGATCGTCGCATTGTCAGGAGATTATGGACTTATTCGGCTCAAAGAAATTGCCGAAGACTTCGCCGATCATATCGAAACCATTCCCGGCATTCTCGAAGTCCGCGTGGTGGGTGGTCTTGAACACGAAGTCAAAGTCGATGTCGATCCCGACCGCCTCATCGCCTACAAACTCGCCATCCAGGATGTAATAGAAGCGATTCAACGCGAAAATTTGACCCTTCCCGGCGGCAGTGTGGATATGGGCGCATACAAATACGCCGTACGCGTACCCGGCGAACTTGAGACCGTTCCTCAAATTGGCGACCTCCTCATCAAAGCCTCGCAAGGTCGCCCGATCTATATTCGCGATGTTGCCGATGTCGTATATGGCTTTAAGGACCGCACAAATTACGCCCGCCTCAACCACAAACCCAGTGTGAGCCTCGAAATTGTCAAACGCAGCGGTGAAAATCTAATCGCCATTGCCGATCAGATTAAAAGCGCACTCGACGATTTGAAACCCACCCTTCCCGCAGGCACACAAATCACCATTTTAGGCGACCAGTCCGAAGACATTCGCATGATGGTCAAAGACCTCGAAAACAATATCGTATCCGGCCTCATCCTCGTCATTCTGGTGCTCCTCTTCTTCCTGGGCCTCCGCAATGCCTTTTTTGTCGGTATCGCCATTCCCCTCTCTATGCTCATTGCTTTTGTCATTATCTCCATTATGGGCATCACGCTCAATATGATCGTTTTGTTTAGCCTGATCCTCGCACTCGGCATGCTCGTCGATAACGCCATCGTCATTGTCGAAAACATCTATCGCCATCGGCAAGAAGGCCAATCTCCCATCCAGGGAGCGTTGGAAGGCACGGGAGAAGTTGCATGGCCTGTGATCACCTCAACACTGACGACATTATGTGCTTTTGCACCCATGATTGTCTGGCCCGGCATTATGGGCGAATTTATGAAATATTTGCCCATAACCCTGATCATAACCCTGTCTTCGTCCCTCTTTGTGGGCCTCGTCCTCAATCCCACATTTTGTGCATCTTTCATGACGGTGCGGGGGACAGTCAAAGAAACATCACCCCGCCTTCAGCGCAGCCTCAACGCCTATCAGCGTCGCCTCGAACTGGCACTCAATTACCCGGGAATAACCCTCTCTCTTGCAGCGAGCACACTCATCCTCGTGATTGTGGCGTACTATTTCACAGGTCGAGGCATCGAATTCTTTCCCGAAATTGAACCCAATACAGCCTATATAGACGTGCGTGCCCCATCTGGCACAAACCTCGAAACATCGGATCAACTGGCGCGCCAAATCGAATCCGTTCTCTCCGATATTCCCGATGTTGAAACCTATGTCGCCAACGTAGGTGTCTCGGGCGGCGATGAATTTGCGTCTGGCGAAGGCGTTTCAAATGCCAGTCGCATTTCCGTTGATTTTGTCGATGAAAGCCTTCGGCAGCAATCCTCTTTTAAGACCATTGAGGAAATTCGCAACAAACTCAAAAATCTGACCGGCGCTGAAATTGAATTATCCCAGGAGCGCGGCGGACCACCCGTAGGCCCGCCCATCAGCGTTGAGGTATCCGGCGAAAATTTCGAAATTTTGGGTCAACTATCCGCACGCATCAAACGCATCGTGGCCGAAGTGCCCGGCGTTGTCGATCTCAAAGATGACTATGACCGGGGGCGTCCCGAAGTCCGCATCGTCGTAGATCGAGAAGCCGCTGCAATAGCGGGCCTCAATACGCGCCTGATTGCCGCTACGGTGCGCTCGGCTGTTTACGGCTCAGAAGCATCTGAATATCGGCTGGGCGAAGACGAATACGATATTCGCGTGAGATTCAAATCCGACAAGCGCAACACCCTCGCCGACCTCGAACGCATCACCATTGAAAAAGATGGCAAAATCACGCCCATAAGCGCGGTTGCACGCATAGAAACGGGTGGGGGATTTGGCAGCATCCGGCGCAAGGATCTCAAGCGCGTGATCTCCATCGAAGGCAAAGTGCAAGACCGCACATCTGATGCAGCCATGCGCGATGTGCAAGCAGCCCTATCAAATTTCCCCCTGCCACCGGGCTATCAGATCGCCTATTCCGGAGAAAATGAAGAACAGCAAAAAGCCACCGCCTTTCTTTCTAAAGCACTGCTCGTAGCATTGGCGGGCATCGCACTCATTCTGATTACGCAATTCAATTCCCTGGCTCTGCCCTTTACCATTCTCACATCCGTCATTTTGTCTATGATTGGCGTGTTGATCGGCCTGATAGTCACCGGAACCCCTTTTGGCATTCTCATGACGGGCATTGGCGTGATAAGCCTTGCGGGCGTGGTTGTCAACAACGCCATCGTTCTAATCGGCTATACCCTGCAATTGCGCCAGCGCGGCCTTTCAGCGCGCGAGGCAATCATACGCGCAGGCGTCGTGCGATTTCGCCCCGTCATTCTCACAGCCATAACCACCATCCTGGGCCTATTACCCCTTGCCACGGGTATCAGTTTTGACTTTCTTTCCTTTTCATGGGAAATTGGGGGACGCAGCAGTCAATGGTGGGGGCCAATGGGCGTAGCTGTCATCTTTGGTCTCGCATTTGCCACTGCCCTCACACTGGTCGTTGTACCTGTTCTAATCAGCCTTATCTGGCGATGGTTTGGCGCGCCAAAAATTGAATCAACACCCACATATCGCCACACCGCCGCAGATTGA
- the holA gene encoding DNA polymerase III subunit delta, giving the protein MATRRPRKTGPSPAQILDAVKKGDASSLYYFYGEEDFQRDQLLNALVETLIEPAARPFNLDIYRAEDLDISQLIAQALTFPMMAQRRLIVLKNADRLPDSATPELLPLIESPPETTTIIITAAKPDGRKKLFAELRKRATAIEFHPPYDNEIPAWIQTHVKTLGRQIAPDAAHLLHMSIGSNLRELNGEIEKLFIATPSNPIAREDVAQVIDNTRGITVFELADALGHRQLNKAQILIGRLCEQGEHPAGTIALLVRHFGILRRARWISGQRLPRNAIASRLKVPAFFLNNYLDQARLFDERALWNAHDALLDADNRLKSSGGTPHEILAHLAYRICRASP; this is encoded by the coding sequence ATGGCTACCCGACGCCCTCGCAAAACTGGCCCATCGCCAGCTCAAATCCTCGATGCCGTAAAAAAAGGCGATGCCTCATCTCTATACTATTTCTACGGGGAAGAAGACTTTCAACGCGATCAACTTCTCAACGCCCTCGTTGAAACCCTCATTGAGCCTGCAGCGCGCCCCTTTAATCTCGACATCTATCGCGCCGAAGACCTCGATATTTCGCAGCTCATTGCACAAGCACTCACCTTTCCTATGATGGCGCAACGCCGCCTGATCGTCCTCAAAAACGCCGACCGCTTACCCGATTCAGCCACCCCTGAACTCTTGCCCCTCATCGAATCTCCACCCGAAACAACGACCATAATCATCACAGCCGCCAAACCCGATGGGCGCAAAAAACTATTTGCCGAACTCAGAAAACGCGCGACTGCAATCGAATTTCACCCACCCTACGACAATGAGATCCCGGCCTGGATACAGACACATGTCAAAACCCTGGGCAGACAAATCGCGCCCGACGCGGCTCACCTGCTCCACATGAGCATCGGATCAAATCTGCGCGAATTGAACGGCGAAATCGAAAAACTCTTTATCGCTACCCCATCCAATCCAATCGCGCGCGAAGACGTCGCCCAGGTGATCGACAACACGCGGGGGATCACGGTTTTTGAACTCGCCGACGCACTCGGGCACCGTCAGCTGAACAAAGCACAGATCCTCATTGGACGGCTCTGCGAACAGGGAGAACATCCTGCCGGCACAATCGCGCTACTCGTCCGTCACTTTGGGATTTTGCGGCGCGCGCGATGGATATCGGGCCAACGCCTACCCAGAAATGCAATCGCTTCACGCCTCAAAGTACCCGCTTTTTTTCTCAACAACTATCTCGATCAGGCCCGTCTATTCGACGAACGAGCACTCTGGAATGCCCATGATGCCCTTCTCGATGCAGACAACCGCCTCAAATCCAGTGGCGGGACACCGCACGAAATACTCGCCCATCTGGCCTATCGAATCTGCCGTGCATCCCCTTGA
- the trxA gene encoding thioredoxin, with protein sequence MGSPLNVTDENFQTEVVDSDLPVLVDFWATWCGPCRMIAPSIEELAREYDGRVKICKVDVDHAQQTAQGFGIRSIPTLLIFKDGKQADQLIGAVPKSAIEDKLKAVLA encoded by the coding sequence GTGGGAAGTCCATTGAATGTTACAGATGAAAATTTCCAGACAGAAGTTGTCGATTCCGATCTTCCGGTACTCGTAGATTTTTGGGCAACATGGTGCGGTCCGTGCCGGATGATTGCCCCCAGCATTGAAGAACTCGCGCGTGAATACGATGGTCGCGTTAAAATCTGCAAAGTCGATGTAGATCACGCCCAGCAAACAGCACAGGGATTTGGCATTCGCAGCATCCCCACATTACTCATCTTTAAGGACGGCAAACAGGCAGATCAGCTTATCGGCGCTGTCCCCAAAAGCGCGATAGAAGACAAACTCAAAGCCGTACTCGCTTAA
- a CDS encoding DUF4070 domain-containing protein, which produces MPNALLVYPKNPVTFWSFDEALRMVGKKSAFPPLGLLTIAGMMPEHYSLRVVDVNVHPLTDEDLDWADVVITSSMIIHWHSLEEIIAQCNAAGVPVLNGGPLPTQYCEDIEGDAVFYLGEAENGFMDVVDRLVSEPYQGGREYIDRRGEFQSLTTTPLPRWDLINFDDYTVMVIQITRGCPESCTFCNIPALYGKITRLKNSSRVVQELDALYDRGWRGSVMAVDDNFVGNREEIRETLEEEVVPWQRERGYPFQLFTQASIRVSDDPALLEAMYLAGFDKIFAGIESPVKESLKFMGAQKNLQGDTPLLDKVKILQEYGMEVQAGFIMGLDTDPDDIADLMIAFIREAGIPVAMVGVLGVLRDTPDYKRYKRLGRLREDVKYTGDSGIFSRQLSYEPLIDPDELLARHRKVLETLNSPEIFFERCRTHYAHRTRRAIPSMPIGWTELRAGLRSFWHQGVVGYYRWTFWKFMAHMLLHHPRDFGDAIRMSIHGRHLILTTRDALQVDEVQTFLDEALDHLKRFSEGYKEVSVSDYASKLMHALHGRFDHFQDDYRTLQHNAEVMLKAAQEYCGLIRKEFRHQVAEPLERFQQEIDAILESYPTQSSLQPAR; this is translated from the coding sequence ATGCCCAACGCGTTGCTTGTATATCCAAAAAATCCGGTGACGTTCTGGAGTTTTGATGAGGCTTTGAGGATGGTCGGAAAGAAGTCGGCTTTTCCGCCTTTGGGGTTGTTGACGATTGCCGGTATGATGCCCGAGCACTATAGTTTGCGCGTGGTGGATGTGAATGTGCATCCATTGACAGATGAAGATCTGGATTGGGCAGATGTTGTGATTACATCGTCGATGATTATCCACTGGCATTCTCTCGAAGAAATTATTGCCCAGTGCAATGCCGCAGGCGTGCCCGTGCTCAATGGCGGTCCATTGCCCACGCAGTATTGTGAAGATATTGAGGGCGATGCGGTCTTTTATCTGGGCGAGGCAGAAAATGGCTTTATGGATGTGGTCGATCGATTGGTATCCGAGCCTTACCAGGGGGGGCGAGAGTACATTGATCGGCGAGGTGAGTTTCAAAGCCTCACAACAACACCGCTTCCGCGCTGGGATCTGATCAATTTTGACGATTATACTGTGATGGTGATTCAGATTACAAGGGGTTGTCCCGAAAGTTGCACATTTTGCAATATTCCCGCGCTTTACGGCAAGATAACGCGTTTGAAAAATAGCAGCCGCGTGGTTCAGGAACTGGACGCGCTTTACGATAGAGGCTGGCGCGGCTCGGTTATGGCGGTTGATGACAATTTTGTTGGCAACCGAGAAGAGATTCGAGAAACACTGGAAGAAGAGGTGGTTCCCTGGCAAAGAGAACGTGGGTATCCTTTCCAACTCTTTACACAGGCCAGCATTCGCGTGAGCGATGATCCCGCGTTGTTAGAGGCGATGTACCTCGCTGGATTTGATAAAATTTTTGCGGGTATTGAATCGCCAGTGAAAGAAAGCCTGAAGTTTATGGGCGCGCAAAAGAATCTGCAGGGCGATACGCCTTTGTTGGACAAGGTTAAGATTCTGCAAGAATACGGCATGGAAGTTCAGGCTGGTTTTATCATGGGCCTGGATACAGATCCAGATGATATTGCCGATCTCATGATTGCGTTTATCAGGGAAGCGGGTATTCCTGTGGCTATGGTGGGGGTTTTGGGCGTGCTGCGCGACACACCCGATTACAAGCGCTACAAGCGGTTGGGTCGCCTGCGCGAAGACGTAAAATATACGGGTGATTCGGGTATTTTTAGTCGGCAGTTGAGTTATGAGCCCCTCATCGATCCCGACGAATTGCTGGCGCGCCATCGCAAGGTCCTCGAAACGCTGAATAGTCCAGAGATTTTCTTTGAGCGCTGCCGCACGCATTATGCACATCGCACGCGCAGGGCAATTCCGTCAATGCCAATTGGCTGGACGGAACTCAGGGCTGGTCTTCGCTCTTTTTGGCATCAAGGGGTGGTCGGGTATTATCGGTGGACGTTCTGGAAGTTTATGGCCCATATGCTTCTGCATCATCCCCGCGATTTTGGGGATGCCATACGCATGTCCATTCATGGCCGCCATTTGATTCTCACCACGCGCGACGCGCTGCAGGTTGATGAGGTGCAGACATTTTTGGATGAGGCGCTGGATCACCTGAAGCGATTTAGCGAGGGATATAAAGAGGTGAGTGTCAGTGATTACGCGAGCAAGTTGATGCACGCCCTGCACGGGCGATTTGATCATTTTCAGGACGATTATCGCACTTTGCAACACAACGCCGAGGTGATGTTGAAGGCAGCTCAGGAATACTGTGGGTTGATCCGCAAGGAATTTCGCCATCAGGTTGCAGAACCTCTCGAGCGTTTTCAACAAGAGATTGATGCAATTCTCGAATCATATCCCACACAAAGCAGTTTGCAACCTGCGCGGTAG
- a CDS encoding serpin family protein: protein MKMIQKPTNRLLPAIILSTALLGCGKLPEVSSPTAPPPNETPSASATEEVRSEKTRVAIPLATDSELTDLVRGNNDFAFNLYQKLREEESGNLFYSPYSISLALAMTYAGARGETERQMSNALHFILSQDKLHPAFNALDLQLASRGEGSSGQDGKGFRLNITNAIWGQQGYNFLQDFLDKLAENYGAGMRIANFTEAPENSRVTINDWVAQQTEEKIKDLIPSGAIDNLTRLVLTNAIYFNAAWLHPFDERATAEGDFHLLAGNSIKVPMMRQTESFGYARGTEYQAVELLYDGSEISMVILLPDKGTFDPFEKSLNAELIGRISKDLRRNRIELTMPSFEFEAQFKLGAMLQKMGISDAFNPQLADFSGMDGTKNLSISDAFHKAFVLVNENGTEAAAATGVVIGVTSVPPRVTIDRPFIFLIRDIATNTTLFVGRVMDPR from the coding sequence ATGAAAATGATACAAAAGCCAACCAACCGATTGCTACCTGCTATAATACTATCAACCGCCCTACTCGGATGCGGGAAATTACCGGAGGTCTCCTCGCCCACGGCACCACCTCCAAACGAGACACCATCTGCGTCGGCAACAGAAGAAGTGCGATCAGAAAAGACACGCGTGGCCATACCTCTGGCAACAGATTCAGAGCTAACAGACCTGGTACGCGGCAACAACGATTTCGCCTTTAACCTGTATCAAAAGTTGCGCGAAGAAGAAAGCGGAAACCTGTTCTATTCGCCCTACAGCATCTCGCTGGCACTTGCCATGACATATGCCGGTGCCAGAGGCGAAACCGAACGCCAGATGTCAAACGCACTACACTTCATCCTGTCCCAGGACAAATTACACCCCGCGTTCAACGCCCTCGATCTCCAACTCGCCTCTCGCGGCGAAGGCAGCAGCGGTCAAGATGGCAAGGGGTTTCGATTGAACATCACCAATGCGATCTGGGGGCAACAGGGCTATAATTTCCTGCAGGACTTTCTGGACAAACTCGCTGAAAATTACGGTGCTGGAATGAGAATCGCAAACTTCACCGAAGCACCTGAGAACTCGCGAGTCACAATCAACGACTGGGTCGCCCAGCAGACCGAGGAGAAAATCAAAGACCTGATACCTTCCGGCGCCATCGACAACTTGACCCGCTTAGTCCTCACCAATGCCATCTACTTCAACGCGGCGTGGCTCCACCCCTTCGACGAAAGAGCCACTGCTGAAGGCGATTTTCATTTGCTCGCTGGCAACAGCATCAAAGTACCGATGATGCGACAGACCGAATCATTCGGCTATGCGAGGGGTACGGAATATCAGGCTGTCGAACTACTCTACGACGGCAGTGAAATATCCATGGTCATCCTGCTCCCCGATAAAGGCACTTTTGACCCGTTCGAAAAGTCGCTAAACGCCGAACTCATCGGTCGGATTTCGAAAGACCTGAGACGCAACCGCATAGAACTCACCATGCCCTCATTTGAATTTGAAGCCCAATTCAAGCTGGGCGCAATGCTCCAGAAGATGGGAATATCCGATGCCTTTAACCCGCAATTAGCGGACTTCTCGGGCATGGATGGAACAAAAAACCTGTCCATTTCGGACGCCTTTCACAAAGCATTCGTCCTGGTCAATGAGAACGGCACAGAAGCCGCTGCTGCTACCGGCGTAGTCATAGGCGTGACATCCGTTCCCCCCAGAGTCACGATCGATCGGCCATTCATCTTCCTCATCCGGGACATAGCGACAAACACCACCCTATTTGTCGGGCGGGTAATGGACCCGAGATAA
- a CDS encoding phytanoyl-CoA dioxygenase family protein → MITEEDLWYFKTTGFYKVRETLPSDLVDRLNEITSRQIGDMREPIVWEEKEAREPKNIRRLSKIFLRDPVYFEAASHPIILNALEGIIGPNIEVLTNKHNHVMVRPSGSYPVPWHAGEEPYDHTLITGLIYLEESTVENGCVRIVPGSHNRPFLNPRRPQKQRDNFYDSDNYYRAVPIPMPRGGVLLFNDCCYHGSDTNHSDHSRRSMTVAYRAHDAHDVIKDDPEKVLVRGEKVYTGHPHPYSLPAQE, encoded by the coding sequence ATGATCACAGAAGAAGACCTCTGGTATTTCAAAACCACTGGATTTTACAAAGTCCGCGAAACCCTGCCCAGCGATCTGGTCGATCGTCTAAACGAAATCACCTCCCGGCAAATTGGAGACATGCGCGAACCCATTGTTTGGGAAGAAAAAGAAGCGCGCGAACCGAAAAATATTCGCCGTCTCTCAAAAATTTTCTTACGAGACCCCGTCTATTTTGAAGCCGCGTCTCACCCCATCATCCTCAACGCCCTCGAGGGCATCATCGGTCCAAACATCGAAGTACTCACCAACAAACACAATCACGTCATGGTGCGCCCATCCGGGTCTTATCCCGTCCCCTGGCACGCCGGAGAAGAACCCTATGACCACACCCTTATCACCGGCTTGATCTACCTCGAAGAATCAACCGTTGAAAACGGCTGTGTACGCATCGTGCCCGGCAGCCACAACCGACCATTTCTCAACCCGCGCCGACCACAAAAACAAAGAGACAATTTTTACGACAGCGACAACTATTACCGCGCAGTGCCAATCCCCATGCCTCGCGGCGGTGTCTTGCTCTTTAACGACTGCTGTTATCACGGCTCTGACACAAATCATTCCGATCATTCTCGCCGCAGCATGACGGTTGCCTATCGCGCCCACGACGCCCACGACGTGATCAAAGACGACCCGGAAAAAGTTCTCGTACGCGGCGAAAAAGTCTATACGGGACATCCACACCCCTATTCGCTTCCCGCCCAGGAGTAG
- a CDS encoding phytanoyl-CoA dioxygenase family protein, producing the protein MPSLTTRQIQLFRNNGFLCLPDCLPEEMVENLKTAIMEDIDREVEPIARNKDGRAVRISALMDRAPIFREAVTHPYALDPLESLLGPNIEILTNRHNHATLRTAEDNKGAYLHRDVRQWTRNIFTIIFYLEETTLENGCTRIIPGSHHFPGTPTSIHDAEWANDILGQALPVPMPAGGMLAIDSMVVHGAGENHTDDTRMSMTIGYHSVDELMDIPNPKRRLVRGEGLYNGNDRK; encoded by the coding sequence ATGCCCTCACTCACCACGCGACAAATCCAGCTCTTCCGAAACAACGGTTTTCTCTGTCTTCCAGACTGCCTACCAGAAGAAATGGTCGAAAACCTGAAGACCGCTATTATGGAAGATATTGACCGCGAAGTCGAACCCATCGCACGCAATAAAGATGGCCGTGCCGTTCGCATCTCTGCCCTCATGGACCGCGCACCGATCTTTCGAGAAGCCGTCACGCATCCATACGCGCTCGACCCGCTCGAATCGCTTCTGGGACCCAATATCGAAATCCTCACCAACCGCCACAACCACGCCACCTTGCGCACAGCAGAGGACAACAAAGGCGCGTATCTGCACCGCGATGTCAGGCAGTGGACGCGCAACATCTTCACCATCATCTTTTATCTCGAAGAAACCACCCTCGAAAATGGGTGCACCCGCATCATTCCCGGATCGCATCACTTCCCCGGCACCCCCACATCTATTCACGATGCAGAATGGGCAAACGATATTCTGGGCCAGGCACTTCCCGTACCTATGCCAGCAGGTGGAATGCTCGCAATCGACAGCATGGTCGTCCACGGCGCAGGCGAAAACCACACCGACGACACGCGCATGAGCATGACAATTGGCTATCACAGCGTCGATGAACTCATGGACATTCCCAACCCCAAACGCCGGCTCGTGCGCGGCGAGGGATTGTATAACGGAAATGATCGAAAATAG